In a genomic window of Struthio camelus isolate bStrCam1 chromosome 20, bStrCam1.hap1, whole genome shotgun sequence:
- the RBM18 gene encoding probable RNA-binding protein 18 isoform X2: protein MEPGRQTLPLENASILSEGALQDGHRLWIGNLDPKITEYHLLKLLQKFGKVKQFDFLFHKSGALEGQPRGYCFVNFETKQEAEKAIQCLNGKLALSKKLVVRWAHAQVKRYDHNKNEKILPISLEPSSSTDPPQSNLSVSAKIKAIEAKLKMMAENPDAEFPATPVYSYFKPPEKKRTTPYSRAAWKSRR, encoded by the exons ATGGAGCCGGGGCGCCAGACGCTGCCGCTGGAGAACGCCTCCATCCTCTCCGAGGGCGCCCTGCAGGACGGGCACCGCCTCTGGATCGGCAACCTCGACCCCAAGATCACCGA ATaccaccttctcaaactccttcagAAGTTTGGCAAAGTAAAGCAATTTGACTTTCTCTTTCACAAGTCTGGTGCTCTGGAGGGGCAGCCGAGGGGTTACTGTTTTGTGAACTTTGAAACCAAACAG GAAGCTGAAAAGGCGATCCAATGTCTCAATGGGAAGCTGGCCCTTTCCAAGAAATTGGTGGTGCGGTGGGCGCATGCACAAGTCAAG AGATATGATCATAATAAAAACGAGAAGATTCTTCCAATCAGTCTGGAGCCATCTTCCAGCACGGACCCACCCCAATCTAACCTAAG tgtCAGTGCAAAAATAAAGGCCATTGAAGCCAAGCTGAAAATGATGGCAGAAAATCCAGATGCAGAATTTCCAGCAACGCCTGTTTATTCTTACTTCAAAccaccagaaaagaaaaggactacTCCTTATTCCAGAGCTGCCTGGAAATCTAGAAGATGA
- the RBM18 gene encoding probable RNA-binding protein 18 isoform X1 translates to MEPGRQTLPLENASILSEGALQDGHRLWIGNLDPKITEYHLLKLLQKFGKVKQFDFLFHKSGALEGQPRGYCFVNFETKQEAEKAIQCLNGKLALSKKLVVRWAHAQVKRTGLQEELLTTICLWRYDHNKNEKILPISLEPSSSTDPPQSNLSVSAKIKAIEAKLKMMAENPDAEFPATPVYSYFKPPEKKRTTPYSRAAWKSRR, encoded by the exons ATGGAGCCGGGGCGCCAGACGCTGCCGCTGGAGAACGCCTCCATCCTCTCCGAGGGCGCCCTGCAGGACGGGCACCGCCTCTGGATCGGCAACCTCGACCCCAAGATCACCGA ATaccaccttctcaaactccttcagAAGTTTGGCAAAGTAAAGCAATTTGACTTTCTCTTTCACAAGTCTGGTGCTCTGGAGGGGCAGCCGAGGGGTTACTGTTTTGTGAACTTTGAAACCAAACAG GAAGCTGAAAAGGCGATCCAATGTCTCAATGGGAAGCTGGCCCTTTCCAAGAAATTGGTGGTGCGGTGGGCGCATGCACAAGTCAAG agaactggattgcaggaggagctgcttaCTACTATTTGCCTTTGG AGATATGATCATAATAAAAACGAGAAGATTCTTCCAATCAGTCTGGAGCCATCTTCCAGCACGGACCCACCCCAATCTAACCTAAG tgtCAGTGCAAAAATAAAGGCCATTGAAGCCAAGCTGAAAATGATGGCAGAAAATCCAGATGCAGAATTTCCAGCAACGCCTGTTTATTCTTACTTCAAAccaccagaaaagaaaaggactacTCCTTATTCCAGAGCTGCCTGGAAATCTAGAAGATGA
- the MRRF gene encoding ribosome-recycling factor, mitochondrial isoform X2 — translation MAMALRCFRQLQSLLYRSSFATRVLPRAPAGCAALLLNSCMQCVHQMMQTRQLATKKAKGKGQAQARVNISAALVEDIINLEETSEDMQAVVEALKEDFSRNLNIRTSPGAFDHIIVVTKDGKFPLNQLGQISQKSPQLVLVNMTNFPESTAAAMKAIRESGMNLNPEVDGTIIRVPIPKGSLGLAGCSTLQETAKDFGSCIALIQGLTPCCFSAIPGVTSALSSSIAVANE, via the exons ATGGCTATGGCACTGAGATGCTTTCGGCAGCTGCAGTCCCTGCTGTATCGTTCTTCGTTTGCAACGAGGGTGTTGCCACGGGCTCCTGCAGGCTGCGCAGCCCTGCTCCTGAACAGCTGCATGCAGTGTGTCCATCAGATGATGCAAACTAGACAGCTAGCTACCAAAAAAG CTAAAGGTAAAGGACAGGCTCAAGCCAGAGTGAATATCAGTGCTGCCTTAGTTGAGGATATTATCAATTTAGAAGAGACCAGTGAAGACATGCAGGCGGTAGTAGAAGCCCTGAAAGAAGATTTCAGCAGAAATCTCAATATTAGAACCTCACCAG GGGCCTTTGATCACATAATTGTGGTGACAAAAGATGGGAAGTTTCCACTGAACCAGCTTGGGCAGATCTCGCAGAAGTCACCTCAGCTCGTTTTAGTGAACATGACCAATTTTCCAGAG AGTACAGCTGCAGCTATGAAGGCTATAAGGGAAAGTGGAATGAACCTAAACCCGGAAGTAGATGGGACAATAATTCGGGTACCAATCCCCAA AGGAAGCTTGGGCCTAGCTGGCTGCAGCACTTTGCAAGAGACAGCCAAAGACTTTGGAAGCTGTATCGCCTTAATTCAAGGGCTGACtccttgctgcttttctgcaatTCCTGGAGTTACATCAGCACTGAGCAGCAGTATTGCAGTAGCGAATGAGTAG
- the MRRF gene encoding ribosome-recycling factor, mitochondrial isoform X1, which produces MAMALRCFRQLQSLLYRSSFATRVLPRAPAGCAALLLNSCMQCVHQMMQTRQLATKKAKGKGQAQARVNISAALVEDIINLEETSEDMQAVVEALKEDFSRNLNIRTSPGAFDHIIVVTKDGKFPLNQLGQISQKSPQLVLVNMTNFPESTAAAMKAIRESGMNLNPEVDGTIIRVPIPKITREHRESLAKLAKQSTNKSKDALRKVRSKSVTQIKKFKNKVSEDTIWLLEKQIQQMADSAAAEMDKLLAAKTKELLG; this is translated from the exons ATGGCTATGGCACTGAGATGCTTTCGGCAGCTGCAGTCCCTGCTGTATCGTTCTTCGTTTGCAACGAGGGTGTTGCCACGGGCTCCTGCAGGCTGCGCAGCCCTGCTCCTGAACAGCTGCATGCAGTGTGTCCATCAGATGATGCAAACTAGACAGCTAGCTACCAAAAAAG CTAAAGGTAAAGGACAGGCTCAAGCCAGAGTGAATATCAGTGCTGCCTTAGTTGAGGATATTATCAATTTAGAAGAGACCAGTGAAGACATGCAGGCGGTAGTAGAAGCCCTGAAAGAAGATTTCAGCAGAAATCTCAATATTAGAACCTCACCAG GGGCCTTTGATCACATAATTGTGGTGACAAAAGATGGGAAGTTTCCACTGAACCAGCTTGGGCAGATCTCGCAGAAGTCACCTCAGCTCGTTTTAGTGAACATGACCAATTTTCCAGAG AGTACAGCTGCAGCTATGAAGGCTATAAGGGAAAGTGGAATGAACCTAAACCCGGAAGTAGATGGGACAATAATTCGGGTACCAATCCCCAA GATAACCAGAGAGCACAGGGAGAGCCTCGCTAAGCTTGCCAAACAGTCCACCAACAAATCCAAAGATGCCTTGAGAAAGGTGCGAAGCAAGAGCGTGACCCAAATAAAGAAGTTCAAGAACAAAGTGTCTGAAGATACTATCTGGCTGCTAGAAAAGCAG ATCCAGCAAATGGCAGACAGTGCCGCCGCAGAGATGGACAAGCTGCTGGCAGCGAAGACCAAGGAGCTGCTTGGATAA